One stretch of Miscanthus floridulus cultivar M001 chromosome 18, ASM1932011v1, whole genome shotgun sequence DNA includes these proteins:
- the LOC136521915 gene encoding peroxidase 45-like, with translation MARLRLVLFVAVVVSAALTPPSAVAQLRTDYYASTCPNLETIVRGSVRQSMAQSQIAAPAALRLFFHDCAVMGCDASIMIVNSNGDDEWRNTANQSLKPDGFQAILSAKAAVDSNQQCQYKVSCADIMALAAREAVYLSGGPYYQVELGRLDGRVSTRDSVRLPGFNFTLDQLNAFFSGLGFSQAETIALLGAHTLGAADCRFFQYRIGSDRSMDQGLASQLHDTCGSNPSGGFAFFLDPTPVRFDNAFYRNLQGGRGLLGTDQVLYSDQRSRGAVDNYASNQGAFFADFVAAITKLGRIGAKTAATGEIRRDCRFPN, from the exons ATGGCGAGGCTTAGGCTGGTCTTGTTTGTCGCCGTCGTCGTGTCCGCGGCGCTCACGCCGCCGTCCGCCGTCGCGCAGCTGAGGACGGACTACTACGCCAGCACCTGCCCCAACCTCGAGACCATCGTCCGGGGCTCCGTCAGGCAGTCCATGGCGCAGTCCCAgatcgccgcgcccgccgcgctcAGGCTCTTCTTCCACGACTGCGCCGTCATG GGCTGCGACGCGTCGATCATGATCGTGAACTCGAACGGCGACGACGAGTGGCGGAACACCGCCAACCAGTCGCTCAAGCCGGATGGGTTCCAGGCCATTCTGAGCGCCAAGGCCGCCGTGGACAGCAACCAGCAGTGCCAATACAAGGTGTCGTGCGCGGACATCATGGCCCTCGCCGCCAGAGAAGCCGTCTACCTG AGTGGCGGGCCGTACTACCAGGTGGAGCTCGGCCGGCTCGACGGCAGGGTGTCGACCAGGGACAGCGTCCGGCTGCCGGGTTTCAACTTCACCCTGGACCAGCTCAACGCCTTCTTCTCCGGCCTCGGCTTCTCCCAGGCTGAAACGATCGCCCTCTTAG GTGCGCACACCCTCGGCGCGGCGGACTGCCGCTTCTTCCAGTACAGGATCGGCAGCGACCGGAGCATGGACCAGGGCCTGGCGTCGCAGCTGCACGACACCTGCGGCTCCAACCCCAGCGGCGGCTTCGCGTTCTTCTTGGACCCCACGCCGGTGAGGTTCGACAACGCCTTCTACCGGAACCTGCAGGGAGGCAGGGGGCTCCTGGGCACCGACCAGGTGTTGTACAGCGACCAGAGGTCCCGCGGCGCCGTCGACAACTACGCATCCAACCAGGGCGCCTTCTTCGCCGACTTCGTGGCGGCGATCACCAAGCTCGGCAGGATTGGGGCCAAGACGGCGGCCACCGGCGAGATACGCCGcgactgccggttcccgaactag